In Streptococcus uberis, a single window of DNA contains:
- a CDS encoding methionyl aminopeptidase, producing MITLKSAREIEAMDIAGDFLASIHIGLRQMIKPGLDMWEVEEYVRRRCKEENVLPLQIGVDGHLMDYPYATCCSLNDEVAHAFPRHYILKDGDLLKVDMVLSMPLDKSYVDVSKLDFNNVAEMKKWTEPYQGGLADSCWAYAVGTPSQEVQDLMDVTKEAMYLGIEKAQVGNRIGDIGAAIQDYAESRGYGVVRDLVGHGVGPTMHEEPMVPNYGTAGRGLRLKEGMVLTIEPMINTGTWKIDTDMKTGWAHKTLDGGLSCQYEHQFVITKDGPVILTSQGEERTY from the coding sequence ATGATAACATTAAAATCTGCACGCGAAATTGAAGCCATGGATATTGCTGGAGACTTTTTAGCTAGCATTCACATTGGTTTGCGTCAGATGATTAAACCAGGTTTAGACATGTGGGAAGTTGAGGAATATGTCCGTAGACGTTGTAAAGAAGAGAATGTTTTACCGCTTCAGATTGGTGTAGATGGCCACCTTATGGATTACCCTTATGCAACTTGTTGTTCATTAAATGATGAAGTAGCACATGCTTTTCCTAGACACTACATTCTAAAAGATGGAGATCTTTTAAAAGTAGATATGGTCTTAAGCATGCCTTTAGACAAATCTTATGTTGATGTTTCAAAATTGGATTTCAATAATGTTGCAGAAATGAAAAAATGGACAGAACCTTATCAAGGTGGCTTAGCTGATTCGTGCTGGGCTTACGCGGTTGGAACACCATCACAAGAAGTTCAAGATTTGATGGACGTGACGAAAGAAGCCATGTATCTTGGAATTGAAAAAGCGCAAGTTGGCAATCGCATTGGCGATATTGGTGCTGCCATTCAAGATTACGCTGAGAGTCGTGGTTATGGAGTAGTTAGAGATTTAGTGGGTCATGGTGTTGGACCAACGATGCATGAAGAACCAATGGTTCCAAATTATGGGACTGCTGGTCGTGGTTTGCGATTAAAAGAAGGAATGGTTCTAACCATTGAACCAATGATTAACACTGGAACTTGGAAAATTGATACGGATATGAAGACGGGATGGGCTCACAAAACCTTGGACGGTGGCTTATCCTGTCAATACGAACACCAATTTGTCATCACTAAAGACGGACCTGTTATCCTAACAAGTCAGGGAGAAGAAAGAACGTACTAA